Part of the Mycolicibacterium mengxianglii genome is shown below.
ACCGGCGGCTTCGTCGGGGACCTGGCTCAGCGGGTAGCTCGCCAGGTCGGGTCCGGGATCCTCGCTGATGGACCCCTTGGCCGACGTCGCCCAGCCGCCGAGGTAGATCCCCTCGATACCCATCCGCTTCATCACCACGGCCTGGCCCGGTGAGTAGGGGCCGAAGGTGGTGATGCTCTTCTTCTGCGCGAACAGTTCCCGCAGCCGGGGGTAGAACGCCGCGGCCGCCTCCCGCGCCACCGCGTAATCGGTCGTGATGGTGCCGCGCTGCTCGACCACCTGGCGCGCGCTGTAGAGGCGGGTGATGCCCTCGAACCGGGGGCTGTCGAAGTAGCGCTGCGTCTCGGTGACCTCTTGGTCAAAAGGTGTCTGGGCTGTTGCGTCGGCGTCGATGGCCATGGGCTCCCGCTCCTCGTTGAGCTCGCTTCCCGATGAGGGTTTCGAGTCTAACCGTCCTGACCGGAGGCCATATCCCAGAACGCGATCTCCAGCGGCGAACCCGGGTCAGTCCAGTGCGCAGTGGCCCCGGCGTTCGGTAAAGATCGGCTAACGATCCCGGGTTCTGTTGGTGTCGACGCTCGGTTCAGACGGCCGCCCGTGTTGTGCTGGACAGCGATGCATACCTCTCTTCGCCTCTTCCTGACCTCGCTGACCGCGGTCGCCGCGTCTTCGGTCGCGCTCGTGGCCGGCTCGGCCCTGGTGAGCGCTGCGCCGGCGTCCGATTCTCTGGGGTACCTGGATTCCACGGCGCGGTGTGCCTCTACGGCCGAGACGGTGGTCTTCGGCAGCACAGCAGAGTCGAGGGTTGCCATCTGCGACACTCCAATCGGCTTGCAGTACCGGGGGGTACGGGTGCGTGACGGCGCCCGGTTGATCCTGTCCGCCGCCAACGGTGGGGCCGGCGCCTACGACGCCGACAACGACGGCATCACCTACACGGTCACTTCCAGGGCGCTGACGATCAGTGCCGGGTCGCGCACGATCCGCGAGGAGCCGATGGTGGACTTCCACGCCGCTGACTCAGCTGACGAACCGGCAGGGAGTTCGGCCCCGTCATCAACGACCACGACAACGACCACTCCGACTCCGACCGGGCCCCCGCTGCCCGCCGAAGTCGGGGGCAGCGGCAGCTGAGCTCAGCCGGCTACGGCAGCAGAGTCCGGTAGGCCGAGTAGGGGGAGCACCCCGGCGCCCACGTGCTGAATTTCCTCAGCCTGTGGATATCCGGAGAGGACGAACTCGGTGATACCCAGCCGGGTGTACTCCTCGAAGACCGCCGCGACGTCGTCGTAGCTGCCGGTGGCCGCGGTCCCGGCGCCGTCGCGCAACAGGCTGGGGCCGGCCCACAGGCCCGGGTGCACCTCGAGGCTGCGAACGTCGGTGAGGTCGCCGGTGGTCAGAGCCGCCATCCGCCGTTGCCCTTCCGATCCGCTGGCCAGGTAGCGCTCGTGTGCGGCCCGAACCTGCTCGGCACTCAGTCCGGCCATCATCTCCTCGGCTCGCTGCCACGCCTGGTCGCGCGTAGGACGTGCGACGGTATGCAACCGCAGACCGAACCGGAGCGTGCGGCCACGACGCGCCGCTGCGGCGCGGACCCGCTCGATCTTCTCGGCCACCTGTTCGGGTGGCTCACCCCAGCTCAGATAGACATCGGCATGTTCGGCCGCAACCTCGATCGCTTCCGGCGACGATCCGCCGAAGTAGATGGTCGGCACGCGTTCCAGGGGATAGGCGGTGGCGGCGTCGGCGACGTCGTAGAACTCGCCACGGAAGGAGAACCCGGGGTTGTTCCACACACCGCGCACCACGGTGAGAAATTCGCCGGTGCGCCGGTAGCGGGCCGACTTGTCGATGTGGTCACTGTAGCGCCGCATCTCGGAGTCGTCCCCACCGGTGACGACGTTGAGCGCCAACCGGTTTCCGGTGAACCGTTGGTAGGTGCTCACCTGTTGGGCGGCCAGGGTCGGTGACAGCACACCCGGACGGAATGCGACGAGGTATTTCAACCGTCGGGTGTGCTGCGCCAGCGCGGCGGTCGCGATCCAGGAGTCCTCGCAGTGGGATCCCGTTGGTGTCAGCACCGCTTCGAAACCGAGTTGCTCAGCCGTGCGGCCGAGCGTGGTCAGATTCTCCAACGTCGGCTGCAGATGGGACTGTGCGCGTGCGGCTGCGCTGCCGCGGTTGTCGGCGATGGTCGTGGTGTCGCCGTGAGTGGGCAGGTACCAGTGGAATTTGAGGGTCATGACGCGAGTTCCGATCTCTGCAGCAGTTCGCCGACGCGCGGCTTGATTTCGGTAGCGAAGCGGCGCATCTCGGCCTCGAAGGGCTGGAATGCGAGCATGAATG
Proteins encoded:
- a CDS encoding LLM class flavin-dependent oxidoreductase, translated to MTLKFHWYLPTHGDTTTIADNRGSAAARAQSHLQPTLENLTTLGRTAEQLGFEAVLTPTGSHCEDSWIATAALAQHTRRLKYLVAFRPGVLSPTLAAQQVSTYQRFTGNRLALNVVTGGDDSEMRRYSDHIDKSARYRRTGEFLTVVRGVWNNPGFSFRGEFYDVADAATAYPLERVPTIYFGGSSPEAIEVAAEHADVYLSWGEPPEQVAEKIERVRAAAARRGRTLRFGLRLHTVARPTRDQAWQRAEEMMAGLSAEQVRAAHERYLASGSEGQRRMAALTTGDLTDVRSLEVHPGLWAGPSLLRDGAGTAATGSYDDVAAVFEEYTRLGITEFVLSGYPQAEEIQHVGAGVLPLLGLPDSAAVAG